In a single window of the Antricoccus suffuscus genome:
- a CDS encoding amidohydrolase, which produces MLESTPTIYRARQIIAQTTRGPEPDAFAVTAEQIVATGTVAELADRYPAAEIVDFGDTVIVPGFHDAHAHLAMTAEDVLHLDLSHQAVATVDGLLAAIAREAAQTPAGQWIRGSRYDDQKTGALSRDALDKVAPDHPVLVTQVAAHWGVVNSAALARLGIDESTADPEGGSYDRFPDGRLNGRLVERALMNVALPADANVGSNIPASSPLDLQRGVVRASQAWNAAGLTSVCDALVRPDDIAMFSAVRSAGELTLRLGMLVTIEHYDKVAALGLASGFGDDWLRLIGIKMFVDGAIGGRTCLLSEPFRDGSGTPVQTTPTNKLMADVARVHDAGMRVGVHANGDAAIRIVLDAVEAAQKATPRPGLRHRIEHCSLIDDEILARMKALEMIAVPFAGYAAYHGGALNAWYGEDRVDRMFAHRSFLDAGVTVAASSDYPCGPIEPLLGLQSLVTRAGADDGVVVGEKQRISAAEALRVFTLESAEACGDAGRKGRIEPGYLADFVVLDDNPLTADPAGISSIGVRATYVGGRAVYTA; this is translated from the coding sequence ATGCTTGAGTCCACCCCGACCATCTATCGCGCTCGCCAGATCATTGCGCAGACCACCCGCGGGCCGGAACCGGACGCGTTCGCGGTCACCGCTGAGCAGATCGTGGCAACTGGAACCGTCGCCGAACTCGCCGACCGTTATCCGGCCGCCGAGATCGTCGACTTCGGTGACACGGTGATCGTGCCCGGATTCCACGACGCCCACGCGCACCTGGCGATGACCGCGGAGGATGTGCTGCACCTCGACCTGTCGCATCAAGCCGTCGCCACTGTCGACGGCCTGCTCGCCGCGATCGCGCGCGAGGCGGCACAGACGCCGGCGGGCCAGTGGATCCGGGGCAGCCGGTACGACGACCAAAAAACCGGCGCACTGAGCCGTGACGCGCTCGACAAGGTCGCGCCCGACCATCCGGTACTCGTGACGCAAGTCGCCGCACACTGGGGCGTGGTCAACTCCGCGGCGCTGGCCCGTCTCGGTATCGACGAGTCCACCGCGGACCCGGAGGGCGGCTCGTATGACCGTTTCCCGGACGGGCGTCTCAACGGACGACTGGTCGAGCGTGCGTTGATGAATGTCGCGTTGCCGGCGGATGCGAACGTCGGGTCGAATATCCCTGCCAGCAGTCCGCTGGACTTGCAGCGCGGGGTTGTTCGTGCTTCACAGGCTTGGAATGCGGCCGGTCTGACGTCGGTGTGCGACGCGCTGGTCAGGCCGGACGACATCGCGATGTTCTCCGCGGTGCGATCTGCCGGTGAGTTGACGCTGCGGCTGGGCATGCTGGTCACGATCGAGCATTACGACAAGGTGGCCGCACTTGGGCTCGCGAGCGGGTTCGGTGACGACTGGCTGCGACTTATCGGCATCAAGATGTTCGTCGATGGTGCGATCGGAGGACGCACCTGTCTGCTGTCCGAGCCGTTCCGGGACGGAAGCGGTACGCCGGTCCAAACCACGCCGACCAATAAACTGATGGCCGACGTCGCGCGCGTGCACGATGCCGGCATGCGCGTCGGCGTACACGCTAATGGTGACGCGGCGATCCGGATCGTGCTCGACGCCGTGGAGGCGGCGCAGAAGGCGACACCGCGTCCGGGCCTGCGGCACCGGATCGAACACTGCTCGCTGATTGACGATGAGATCCTGGCGCGGATGAAGGCCCTCGAGATGATCGCCGTCCCGTTTGCCGGTTATGCGGCGTACCACGGTGGCGCGCTGAATGCCTGGTACGGCGAGGATCGAGTGGACCGGATGTTCGCGCACCGATCGTTCCTCGACGCCGGAGTAACGGTCGCGGCCTCATCGGACTACCCCTGCGGGCCGATCGAACCGCTGCTCGGACTGCAGTCGCTCGTCACCCGTGCGGGCGCCGACGACGGCGTCGTGGTCGGTGAGAAGCAGCGGATCAGTGCCGCCGAGGCGCTGCGGGTGTTCACGCTGGAGTCGGCGGAGGCGTGCGGCGACGCAGGACGTAAGGGCCGGATCGAACCCGGCTACCTCGCCGACTTCGTCGTACTCGACGACAATCCGCTGACCGCCGACCCGGCCGGCATCTCGTCGATCGGAGTGCGGGCGACGTACGTCGGCGGCCGGGCCGTCTACACCGCTTGA
- a CDS encoding enoyl-CoA hydratase-related protein — MSISPSTPIIVGVGQFTERIGSPEYAALSSADIAARAAERAFADAKSLDSLGQHVDAIATTRTFEDSTPRRAQPFGKTDNFPRSVASRLGIAPRVAVLEKAGGNTPQQLVTEFAERLSTGEFRMVLLAGGENISTARWLQKSGESADWSETVEGSVENRGMGMTGLAYRYNMSHGVVGAPPSYALCETARRGRLGQAPDEYLAEMGRLFAPFTEVAAANPYSSSDVTASTPNELTTVGERNRMIASPYPLRLVARDQVNQGAAVVLTTVGTARELGIAESQWIYLHGHAAVAERELMQRQDLGRYPAAVLACEEALRQSGITIDEVTYFDFYSCFPVAVSSVAIDGLGLSADDPRGLTLTGGLPYFGGPGNNYSMHAICTAVERTRQDPGSYGFVGANGGYLSKYAVGIYSSKPAEFVASDNARLQKVVDGWDAPAREERPDGWATIETYTVVYSKTGPDFAVVVGRTAGGNRFLARTDAGDSDTVAQVVADDALGKKVFVRHTSRGNRFAFTEERIEQLLPRRTPAFRESYEYAIVERDGHLLQVTINRPEVRNSLHPMASDELAEIWDAFEADPDLWVAILTGAGTAAFSSGNDLKYTAAGNERWLPLTGFGGITARARTKPVIAAVNGFAMGGGTEMALACDIVVADETASFALSEVRVGLVAAAGGLVRLPRQIPKKVAAEHILTGRAILAADALRLGLVNRVMPAGAAVQGAREIAEEILAVSPTSVRISMRVMAEADEYPSEAAAMAAPAAYMDDLMTTEDYLEGPKAFAEKRPPVWKNR; from the coding sequence ATGTCAATCTCGCCCTCGACCCCGATCATCGTCGGTGTCGGCCAGTTCACCGAACGCATCGGCTCGCCGGAGTACGCCGCCCTGTCGTCCGCGGACATCGCGGCGCGCGCGGCGGAACGCGCTTTCGCCGACGCGAAGTCACTTGACTCGCTGGGCCAGCACGTCGACGCCATCGCGACCACCCGCACGTTCGAAGACTCGACGCCGAGACGAGCGCAGCCGTTCGGCAAGACCGACAATTTTCCCCGTTCCGTGGCGAGTCGACTCGGCATCGCCCCGCGCGTCGCGGTCTTGGAGAAGGCGGGCGGCAATACCCCGCAGCAGCTCGTGACCGAGTTCGCGGAACGACTCTCCACCGGAGAGTTCCGGATGGTGCTGCTCGCTGGCGGGGAGAACATCTCCACAGCGCGCTGGCTTCAGAAGTCCGGGGAGAGCGCCGACTGGTCCGAGACCGTCGAAGGTAGCGTCGAGAACCGCGGCATGGGCATGACCGGACTGGCGTACCGCTACAACATGAGTCACGGCGTGGTCGGCGCGCCGCCAAGTTACGCGCTGTGCGAGACCGCGCGCCGCGGACGACTCGGCCAGGCACCCGATGAGTACCTCGCTGAGATGGGGCGGCTGTTCGCGCCGTTCACCGAGGTCGCGGCCGCGAACCCGTATTCGTCGTCGGACGTCACCGCAAGTACGCCGAACGAGCTCACCACTGTTGGCGAGCGCAACCGGATGATCGCCTCGCCGTACCCGCTGCGCCTTGTCGCACGAGATCAGGTCAACCAGGGCGCGGCCGTCGTACTCACGACAGTGGGCACCGCACGCGAACTGGGTATCGCCGAAAGTCAGTGGATCTATCTGCACGGCCACGCTGCCGTTGCCGAACGCGAGCTTATGCAGCGACAGGACCTCGGCCGCTACCCCGCCGCCGTGCTTGCTTGCGAGGAAGCGCTGCGGCAGAGCGGGATCACCATCGATGAGGTGACCTACTTCGACTTCTACAGCTGCTTCCCGGTCGCCGTGTCCAGCGTCGCTATCGACGGCCTGGGGCTGAGCGCCGACGACCCGCGCGGGCTTACGCTCACCGGTGGCCTTCCGTACTTCGGTGGCCCCGGCAACAACTACTCGATGCACGCGATCTGCACGGCCGTCGAGCGGACGAGGCAGGACCCCGGGTCGTATGGGTTCGTCGGCGCGAACGGCGGCTACCTGTCGAAGTACGCCGTAGGCATCTACTCCAGCAAACCGGCCGAGTTCGTCGCCTCCGACAATGCGCGCCTTCAGAAAGTGGTCGACGGCTGGGATGCGCCCGCACGGGAGGAGAGGCCGGACGGCTGGGCCACCATCGAGACCTACACGGTCGTGTACTCCAAAACAGGGCCGGACTTCGCGGTGGTGGTCGGCCGGACCGCCGGCGGGAATCGGTTCCTTGCCCGGACCGACGCGGGTGACAGTGACACCGTTGCGCAGGTCGTCGCCGACGATGCGCTCGGCAAGAAGGTCTTCGTCCGGCACACCAGCCGCGGCAACCGTTTTGCGTTCACCGAGGAACGGATCGAGCAGCTGCTTCCCCGGCGTACGCCGGCATTCCGCGAATCCTATGAGTATGCGATTGTCGAGCGTGACGGTCATCTGCTGCAGGTGACGATCAACCGCCCCGAGGTGCGCAACAGCCTGCATCCCATGGCCAGCGACGAACTGGCCGAGATCTGGGACGCGTTCGAGGCCGACCCTGACCTGTGGGTGGCGATCTTGACCGGCGCCGGTACGGCGGCGTTCTCGTCCGGCAACGACTTGAAGTACACCGCGGCCGGCAACGAGCGGTGGCTGCCGCTGACCGGATTCGGCGGGATCACGGCGCGGGCCCGGACCAAGCCGGTCATCGCCGCGGTCAATGGGTTCGCGATGGGCGGCGGCACCGAGATGGCGCTCGCCTGCGACATCGTGGTCGCGGACGAGACCGCGTCCTTTGCCTTGAGCGAAGTACGCGTGGGCTTGGTAGCCGCTGCCGGCGGACTAGTGCGCCTTCCGCGTCAGATCCCGAAGAAGGTCGCGGCCGAGCACATCCTGACCGGTCGCGCGATCCTCGCTGCCGATGCGTTGCGCCTCGGTCTGGTCAATCGGGTCATGCCGGCGGGCGCGGCGGTCCAAGGCGCGCGAGAAATCGCTGAGGAGATTCTGGCGGTGTCGCCCACATCCGTGCGCATATCGATGCGCGTCATGGCCGAGGCCGATGAGTATCCGTCCGAAGCCGCCGCGATGGCTGCCCCAGCGGCGTACATGGACGACTTGATGACCACCGAGGACTACCTCGAAGGACCGAAAGCGTTCGCCGAAAAACGCCCACCGGTCTGGAAGAACCGCTAG
- a CDS encoding transglutaminase-like domain-containing protein → MTQQIVVHPLATPPQQACTSPTWFVDSDAPEVVEYAAAVINEAGAGSSREKAVALFNAVRDGWRYDPYNVSYDPADFRASTVLKSKSNWCVPKSVLLTALCRSAGIPAGLGFADVRNHLQSAKLLEKMGTDLFVYHGYSVIWIDGAWRKASSAFNRELCERFGTKVLEFNGHDDALMHGYDESGNRHMEYVNYHGDFTDLPLDDMFVAFEQAYGTAFKDVSTAEVVDEAFSS, encoded by the coding sequence ATGACACAGCAGATCGTCGTTCACCCGCTTGCCACGCCGCCGCAACAGGCGTGCACTTCGCCCACGTGGTTTGTCGACTCGGATGCGCCAGAAGTCGTCGAGTACGCCGCCGCGGTGATCAACGAGGCAGGAGCCGGCTCGAGCCGGGAGAAGGCGGTGGCGCTGTTCAACGCGGTGCGGGACGGCTGGCGTTACGACCCCTACAACGTGTCCTACGATCCGGCGGACTTTCGCGCAAGCACCGTGTTGAAAAGCAAATCTAACTGGTGCGTTCCGAAGTCTGTCCTTCTCACCGCATTGTGCCGATCCGCCGGAATCCCTGCCGGGCTGGGTTTTGCCGACGTACGCAACCACCTGCAGAGCGCCAAACTGTTGGAAAAGATGGGCACTGATCTGTTTGTCTACCATGGCTATTCGGTGATCTGGATCGACGGCGCCTGGCGTAAAGCCAGCTCGGCGTTCAACAGGGAACTATGCGAGCGCTTCGGGACGAAGGTCCTCGAGTTCAACGGACACGACGACGCGCTGATGCACGGATACGACGAATCAGGCAACCGGCACATGGAGTACGTCAACTACCACGGCGATTTCACCGATCTTCCGCTTGATGACATGTTCGTCGCCTTTGAGCAGGCATATGGGACGGCGTTCAAGGATGTTTCAACCGCTGAGGTCGTGGACGAGGCGTTCAGCTCCTGA
- a CDS encoding SDR family NAD(P)-dependent oxidoreductase: protein MELAGRIAVVTGAGDGMGRQLVHQLMASGAHVAAIDISESGLADTKATAVADGVRLTTHVVDVADEQQLIGAAADIRAQHQTDHIHLLFNNAGIGGGGSFFTDDRATWERTFNIDWGGVYLGVRTFLPLLVAADQARIVNTSSVNGFWASLGPRSPHTSYSAAKFAVKGFTEALITDLRNNAPHVTCAVVMPGHIGTGIVANSRKIFTGNSSDQLSAVELAGARARMATAGVDVDRLSDDDIQQFVDEQARHFAEKAPTTAAQAARIILDGVRADQWRILVGDDAHELDRRVRSDPESAYTVEFYDSFTSEVGWGLGGL, encoded by the coding sequence ATGGAGCTAGCAGGTCGGATTGCGGTCGTTACCGGTGCCGGAGATGGCATGGGCCGGCAGTTGGTACATCAGTTAATGGCATCCGGCGCGCACGTCGCCGCAATCGATATCTCGGAATCGGGTCTTGCAGACACCAAGGCAACCGCGGTCGCGGACGGCGTACGTCTGACTACACACGTCGTGGACGTCGCGGACGAGCAGCAGCTGATTGGAGCGGCCGCCGACATCCGCGCGCAACATCAGACCGACCACATTCATCTGCTCTTCAACAATGCCGGTATCGGTGGCGGTGGTAGCTTTTTCACGGACGATCGGGCGACGTGGGAACGGACCTTCAATATCGACTGGGGCGGCGTCTACCTCGGCGTACGTACATTTCTCCCGCTGTTGGTGGCCGCCGACCAGGCGCGGATCGTCAATACCTCGAGTGTCAATGGATTCTGGGCCAGTCTCGGGCCGCGTTCACCGCACACGTCGTACTCGGCCGCGAAGTTCGCCGTCAAGGGCTTCACCGAAGCGCTCATCACGGATCTACGCAACAACGCGCCGCACGTCACCTGTGCAGTGGTGATGCCCGGACATATAGGGACCGGGATCGTCGCTAACTCGCGCAAGATCTTCACCGGTAATTCGTCCGACCAGCTGTCCGCTGTCGAATTGGCGGGGGCGCGGGCACGCATGGCCACGGCGGGTGTCGACGTCGATCGTCTCTCCGATGACGACATCCAGCAGTTCGTCGATGAACAGGCGCGGCACTTTGCCGAGAAGGCGCCCACAACCGCGGCTCAGGCAGCGCGCATCATTCTCGACGGCGTACGCGCGGATCAGTGGCGGATCCTCGTTGGAGACGACGCGCACGAACTCGACCGGCGGGTGCGTAGCGACCCCGAGAGCGCTTACACCGTCGAGTTCTACGACTCCTTCACCTCCGAGGTCGGCTGGGGCCTTGGCGGCTTGTAG